A single window of Candidatus Saccharibacteria bacterium DNA harbors:
- the sodN gene encoding superoxide dismutase, Ni: MKKLIGFFGEQIGSRVPEVYAHCDLFCGVYDPAQARIEAQAVYNAVEKYKASEDEIFRQRAVMIKEERAELVKHHLWVLWTDYFKPDHLEVVSDLHQLFWQATKAASQAKKTMEIKDAQNLIEAVDRVGHAFAQTKPGYSYQAVIDNLQA; encoded by the coding sequence ATGAAGAAATTAATTGGTTTTTTTGGAGAGCAGATAGGTAGTAGAGTGCCTGAGGTTTATGCTCATTGTGATTTGTTTTGTGGAGTTTATGACCCTGCGCAAGCACGGATTGAGGCTCAGGCTGTATATAACGCAGTGGAGAAGTATAAAGCCAGTGAGGACGAGATATTTCGTCAGCGCGCAGTGATGATCAAGGAGGAGAGAGCTGAGCTAGTCAAACATCATCTATGGGTGCTTTGGACTGACTACTTCAAGCCAGATCATTTGGAGGTTGTGTCCGATCTGCATCAATTATTTTGGCAGGCGACCAAGGCAGCTAGTCAAGCCAAGAAGACAATGGAGATCAAGGATGCTCAGAATCTGATCGAGGCTGTTGATAGGGTAGGTCATGCTTTTGCTCAGACTAAGCCTGGCTACAGCTATCAAGCGGTGATTGATAATCTTCAGGCTTAA